The Litoribacterium kuwaitense DNA window ATTATGGTTGGCGGAAAGGCTGCCACGGTGGAAGAAGTGAGACCACTATTTGAATGCCTTGGCACTCAAGTTGTCCATCACGGTCCTTCTGGTGCCGGACAATTGGCAAAGCTAAGTAATCAAATTGCCATTGCCTCTAACATGATGGGTGTCGTCGAGGCACTTCGGTTTGCAGAAGTATCAAGATTAGATCCACAAAAGGTACTACAGAGTATTCAAGGTGGCGCGGCAGGTAGCTGGTCGTTAACAAACCTTGCGCCAAGAATGCTTGCAAACGACACAGCCCCAGGATTTTACGTCGAGCATTTTGTCAAAGACCTGCGCATTGCTTTAGAAGAAGCGAAAAAACTCGACTTACCGTTACCTGGCTTACAGAAGGCAGCCGAATTGTATGAAGGGATGCTCCATGACAGCATGGGTCAGTTAGGTACTCAGGCACTCTACGTCTATTATCAAAATTTTTCTTGAAAAATGTCTTCAAGCAACAGTGTGACAGCACCGATGGCAGCTGCTTTGTCTTTTAATGCGGAAACAATGATGGGCGTATGCCTCACTTCTTCGGTGAGGCCGCGCCGTATAACGACTTCTTGCGCCTGAGGTAAAAAGAACGCGGCAGCATTTGACACCCCGCCGCCAATAATGATGGCAGAAGGATCAAATGTATGAATGACATTTACGAGTGCTAGACCAAAAACACGACCGGCTTCTTGAAAAACCGATAAGGCAACCTCATTGCCACGAAGGGCAAGATGACATACATCTTCTCCACATTCGAGGCGAGGCACGTTCGTGTCACCAGTGGCAAGCTGCTCTTTTGTGGATGATACTAAGGAAGGACCGGAAATATACGCTTGCAGACAGCCTTGTTGACCACACGCACAACGCGGACCATCCTCAGAGATCACCAAATGACCAATTTCACCACCGACATTATTCGCCCCATGATGTAGGGTTCGGCCCATAACAATGCCTGCACCAACCCCACGTCCAATATTTATAAACACATGTGAAGGCACATCCTTGCCATGACCAAACCATGCTTCTCCTAAAGCCATGGCCCGTGCATCATTTTCCACATGAACATTCGTTTGGTATATCTGTTCAAAATGATCACGAATTGGGATGTCACGCAAATTCAAATTGGGTGCGAACAGAGAACGCCCTTCAACAATGTCAACTAAACCGTGCATCGCAATGCCGATGCCGGTTAAGATCCGTTTGGAATCCTGTGCTTGAAGCAGCTCATCAGTCACCTGCGTAGCCGTTGCTAATAGTGACTCCTTGGAACAAGGCAATGGTAATGCTCGCTCAGTTGCGTCGATCACTTCGCCTAAAAGATTTGAGAGAACACCTTTGACCGCTGTCGAACCGATGTCCAGTCCAATGACCGAAAATACATCTCGATTTAATTGAAGCAAGGTTGGTTTACGCCCACCACTTGAAGGTCCAGCGGTCGTTTCACAAACATATCCCTCATCGACGAGTTCCTTGACAAGCTTTCCGACAGTAGGGGCAGTGAGCCCTGTTTCCTTGGCAATATCTGCCCGCGAGATCGGGCTTAATAAACGAATGGCATTTAAAACCGTTGCTCGATTCATCGTCTTCATCCGTTTAAAGCTACTAAGTGTCGTCATCACTTTCACCTACACCTTCATCTAATCAAAATAGTAAAAAAGCATTGCTTTCATTGTAAACAAAACTTATAATGAAGGCAAATACTTAATTAATTTAATAAAGTAAGATAAGAGGAGGCATTCATATGGCTGAATTAAGATATAACCCTTTGCTCGATGATTGGACAATGGTCGCAAGCAATCGGCAAAAGCGTCCAGATATGCCAAAGGGATCCTGTCCATTTTGCCCTGGAAGTGGAAAAGTGCCGGACGATTATGATGTTTACTTATATCCAAATGACTTTCCAGTGCTTTCTGAAAATCCTCCAGAGCCCGATGACGTTGGCGGTGGGGTTTACGAAACGAGAAAAGCCTACGGACGTTGTGAAGTCGTGTTGTATTCTAAGGAGCATACAGCAACCCTTCCCGACCTGTCGCGACCACATATGAACCGCCTGATGGACTTATGGACAGAGACGTATGACCGTTTACGTCAACAACCTAAAGTCGAATATGTCATGATTTTTGAAAACCGTGGAAGAGAAGTAGGTGTCACGATGCCTCATCCACACGGCCAGGTGTATGCGTATCCTTTTGTTCCAAAGAAGGTCAGAACTGAAATTGCCTCGTGTCAAGCACATTACGAAAAAACAGAGCGAAATTTATTTGCTGACATGCTGTATGAAGAACAGGTCTTTAAACAACGAATTGTTGCTGAAACGGCGCATTTTCTCGCTTTCATTCCGTTTTTTACTGATTATCCTTTTGGCGTCTACGTCGTCGCAAAAGACAACGTCTGCCATTTGACCGATATGGAAGAGAGCGTTCGTTATGAGCTGGGAGTCCTTTTACAAGATATTGTCGGCGGGATGGATCTCATCTATGACCGTTCATTTCCATACATGATGGTCATGCATCCAGCGCCGGTAAATGAAGAAGATGCTCAATCGTATTACCGTTTTCATATCGAATTTTATCCGCCGTTACGTGGGGAACAGGCGATCAAATTTAATGCGTCTTCAGAAACAGGTGGCTGGGCTGCAGCGAACCCGACGAAGGTTGAAGACAACGCAGCCATTTTAAAAGACTGCATTAAACGATTTCAAGTTACAAAGGGGGGAGAAGGATGACCGTCAATGTAAAAGAACAGGCCGCAGCCTTATTTTCGCAAGAAGCAAATGCATTTCTGACGTATTTTGCCCCAGGGCGAGTCAACTTAATTGGCGAGCACACCGATTACAACGGCGGCTACGTCTTTCCGGCTGCGCTAACAAAAGGCACCTATTTAGCCATATCCAAGCGTAACGATCAGCAAGTCGTCATGAAAAGTGCCCAATTTGACCAAACCGTTTCCCTTGACCTGCAGTCTTTGGATTATGATGATGCACATGACTGGGCGAATTATCCGAAAGGGATTCTGCGTGAATTTGTGACGAATCATGCGTTCGATACTGGCTTAAACTTTTATTTTCACGGAAACATTCCAAATGGCGCCGGACTATCTTCATCAGCATCGATCTGTTTAGTCACTGCATATGCCTTGAATGACCTCTTCCACTTCAAGGTGTCGAAAACAGACCTCGCGTTTTTATGTCAACGCGTCGAGAACAACTATATCGGTGTAAACAGCGGCATTATGGATCAGTTTGCCGTAGCATTTGGCAAAGAAGATCATGCCCTGTTCTTAAACTGCGAAACACTAGAAAAAGAGCTTATCCCTTTAACACTCGGTGCTTATCAACTCGTCATCTCAAACACAAACAAGCGTCGCGGCCTCGCTGATTCTAAGTACAATGAACGGCGCAGTGAATGTGACAAAGGACTAAAAGAGTTACAACAAGAGATTCCTACGCTGCAAAATTTAAGTGACGTTACGATCGATTTATGGAAAAAAAACCGTTCTGCTCTTACAGATCCAACTGTCGCAAAGCGTGTCGAACATGTCGTTCAAGAAAATGCCCGCGTCGTCGCCGCCGTACAAGCCTTAAAAACGAACGACTTAGAGCACTTCGGCAAGTTAATGATCGAATCACATGAATCGTTACGAGATTTATATGAAGTGACAGGAAATGAGCTTGATACAATGTTTGACCTCCAAAAAAAGGAAGCAGGCTGTTTAGGCACACGAATGACTGGCGCTGGTTTTGGCGGATGTACTGTAAGCATCGTACACAAGGACCATACGGATCAGTTTATCGACAATGTCACGAAAGCTTACGAAAAAGCGATTGGTTGGTCGCCGGAAATGTATGTTTCTAATATTGGCGATGGCGTAAAAAGTCTATAAGGAGGCGTTTTGTCGATGAGTATTCTCGTTACAGGTGGCGCAGGTTATATTGGCAGCCATACCGTGGAATATATGAAAGAACAAGGAAAGGACATTATCGTTTTTGATAACGTCCGCACAGGTCATCGAGAAAGTGTGCAAGGGACAACGATGATTGAAGGTGATCTCCTTCACAAAGATCAATTGGAACACGTTTTTTCCACATACGACATTGACGCAGTCGTGCATTTCGCTGCCCGCTCTCTCGTCGGAGAGAGTGTGGAAGATCCGCTCGCGTATTACGAAAATAACGTTGTGGGGACTTTTAATCTCATCAACACAATGGTGAAGCATGGAGTAAAAAAGATCGTTTTTTCATCAACAGCTGCCACCTACGGTAACCCTGAAGATGTACCAATAAAAGAAAATGCACCAACGGTCCCGACAAACCCATACGGTGAGACAAAGTTGGCGATTGAACGTATGCTTCATTGGTGCGAAAAAGCATACGGATTGAAATCCGTCAGCCTGCGCTATTTTAACGCCGCTGGGGCTTCTCCAAAAGGGACAATCGGAGAAGATCACACGGTAGAAACCCATCTGATTCCAATCATTTTACAAGTGGCTCTCGGGAAGCGAGAATCGATTTCAATTTTTGGTGATGACTATGAAACAGAAGACGGAACTTGTGTTCGTGATTATATTCATGTGATGGATCTCGCCTCTGCACACGATTTAGCGCTCGAATACCTTGAGCATGGTGGAGAGAGCGACATCTTTAACCTCGGGAATGGACAAGGCTTTTCTGTCCTTGAAGTGATCGATACGTGTCGTCAAGTTACCGAACATCCGATTCCAGCAAAAACCGCACCAAGACGAGCTGGCGACCCAGCAATTTTGATTGCCTCGGCTGATAGAGCGCAGAGAGATTTAGGGTGGACGCCTCAATATCCTGCCTTAAACAATATTGTCGAGCATGCATGGCGCTGGCATAAAGCGCACCCAAATGGATATTAGACCATGCGTCATTCATTTGTTAAACTAACATAAGCGGCGCTCTGAAACATTTGTTCCTAGAGCCACACGAAGCTGCAGATATTCATCTGCAGTTTTTTTAATAGAAGGAGGAATGACGATGATTTCAATGATTTGGGCAATGGACGAGGATCAGCGCATTGGTCAAGAAAATGATCTGCCGTGGCACTTGCCGAACGACCTCAAGTATTTTAAAGCAAAGACATTAGAAAAACCGATTGTCATGGGGCGGAAAACGTACGAATCTTTTGGTGCTAAGCCTTTACCGAAACGAGAAAATTGGATATTGACGACACAAAAAGGTGCGATTGAACCAAAGCCGAATGTCCATGTTGTTCATCATCTAGAATCCGTTGTGCAAAAAGCAAAAGAAGATGATCAAGAATGGATGATTATTGGCGGAAGCCAAATATACCGCTTATTTTGGCCCTATGCAGATCGGTTGTACGTCACGCGAATCCATCATACGTTTACTGGAGATACTTTCTTTCCAGAAGTGGACTGGTCGATATTTCAACTGGTCAATACAGAACAAGGTATTGTCGATGAAAAAAATAATTATGCGCATACATTTGAAATTTATGAAAGAAAATCGTAAGTTCTTTTGACGTAGCTTTATGAAATATGATTAAATAGGAAGAAAACGTTACAGGTGGCCAGCCACCTTGCCACGAAAGGAACATCCTATGATGACGAAAACTAAATTAACCCACATGGAAGAGATCATAGTGGCCAACCATACGCTGAAGGACGTTATTGTCCAGACGCCTTTACAGCGTAACGCTGTGCTGTCTGAGCGTTATCAGTGCAACGTCTATTTGAAAAGAGAAGACTTACAAATCGTCCGTTCATTTAAAATTCGCGGAGCCTTTAATGCAATTGCAAGTCTTTCTGAGGAAGAGCGTGCCTCAGGTGTCGTCTGTGCATCGGCAGGAAACCATGCCCAAGGCGTCGCCTATGCTTGTAGCGCATTGCAAATTCGCGGCAAAATTTTCATGCCTGCGCCGACACCACGCCAAAAGGTTAACCAAGTGCAGCGATTCGGCGGCTCCTTCGTAGACGTCATTTTGACTGGTGATACGTTCGATGATTCGTATCAAGAGGCGATGACTTGTCAAGAAGAAGAACAGATGACGTTTATTCATCCGTTCGATGATCATCGCACGATTGCTGGGCAAGGTACGATGGGCATTGAAATTATGAATCAAATGGAAGAGCAGATTGATTATTTATTTGCTGCGATCGGTGGCGGCGGCTTAATTTCAGGCGTCGGTTCGTATATTAAAGGGCTTAGCCCACACACGAAAGTGTATGGCATCGAGCCTAAAGGAGCACCAGCGATGAAGACGGCTTTAGAAAAAGGAGAAGTCGTCACACTGGACAAAATTGAGAAATTTGTCGATGGCGCCGCGGTAAAACGAGTCGGCGAACTGCCATTTTCAATTTGTCAAAACATCCTTGATGGTGTCACTGTCGTCCCTGAAGGTAAAGTCTGTAAAACATTACTCGAACTTTATAACGAAAATGCGATCGTTGCTGAGCCAGCTGGTACATTATCAGTCGCTGCCCTCGACCTGCATAAAGATGAAATTCGCGGAAAAAATGTCGTTTGTATCATTAGCGGCGGAAATAATGACATTGGTCGGATGCAGGAAATTAAAGACCGTTCGATGATTTATGAAGGCTTACAGCATTATTTCATTGTTCATTTTCCGCAACGCGCAGGCGCCTTGCGTGAGTTCCTGCACGAAGTATTGGGGCCGGACGATGACATTACGCGTTTTGAATACACGAAGAAAAACAACAAAGATCAAGGGCCGGCACTCGTCGGAATCGAATTAAAACGCGCAGAAGACTATTGGCCGCTCATCCAACGAATGGACAGCTCAGGTTATCAATATACTGACGTGAATAAAGACCCTGCGTTATTTGACCTTTTAATTTAATCATTGCAAAAAGAAACAGCCCTAGTTGGATCATAATCGATCCTTAGGGCTGTTTGTCATGTTTACAGATAACTGAGTAAGATAAGGGCGGGGAAGTGTTTCTGCCAGCTTACACGATAAGTATGTCGATCCTATTTCAATTATTTCATGATTAGATTTTTAAAATCTTATTCTATCCTTATTTGTTGGAATCCCATTTTTCACTTTTTCCCATGTGCCATTTTTAAATAATTCGTATTGTTCAAAAGCACAAGGCAATCCGTTTGCAGTAGCTACGTCACTACGATCCATTAGTTGAAAATGCAAATGTGGCGTAAAGGAGTTACCTGAATGACCCACTCTACCTATAACGTCACCTTTTTTTACATTCTGACCAACTGAAACCTGAATTGACCCTGTTTGAAGATGGACTAATCCAGCATATACATTGTCGCCACATTCTATCATGATATAGTTGCCAGCAATTGATCGTATGTCGTCTTTATCTAAGTCGAAATAATGAGCATTTTTATAAGCGTTAGACATATCTGATAGCCATTTTGTTCGTGTTCGTTCTTTATAACCATCCTCTGCTTTGACAATGATCCCGTCGCAGGGTGAATATACTTCTTGCCCCCAACAATAATATTCATCTAGGGGGACCCCAAAAAGTAAATATTTCGCCAAACTAACGCGATAAGCGGGCCACCCCTTTCTTGCCCAATCCACTTGTATAAAGTCAAAAGCATATCTAGATCCAAATTTGTTTGTGCCATGACTCGGAATTTTTGTCCCTGGGGTGTTTGGAGAGTGCCATTCTCCCCTCAAAGGAGACCCTACAATGATCGGCTCACGCGTATCAATCATCACATATCCCTCCTCAGTCGATTCTTTACCCTTATTAGAGCCACAAGGCAAGTGCCAGTACGACTCTCATAAGTACATGCATACGTTTTTTTCGAGTTGAACGCACATTCGCCTATTATTCATTGCTTCACATGTAGAATACTCTCAGCTCATTAAAAATGTCCATCAAGATCTTCACTTACATTTAAGCATCTTCATCAATTCACTTTGGAAAATGATCTACTACATCAATGTATCGATATTCTAAAAAAACAACATCATACTGCGTCCATATAGTGCTCAACGAAATAAAACAAAAAACCTTTCCTTTATATCTTGTTATACGATATAATCCTATATAACGACATAAAGGAGTGGTTTTATGAACAGTGACGTTTCACGATTAAATGAATATTGGACTGATATTTATTTTTATTTACATTATCCACACAAAGAAAAGATTACCCACCAAGTCGTGCGGATTCTGCAAATTGTAGATAAACGAAAAGAGGTAGGTGTAAGTGAGATTGCTTCTGACTTACACATTTCTCATAATACTGCATCAGAGCATGTTAAAAGAATCATCGACAAAAAGTACTTGAACAAGAAGAGAGATGCTCTTGATGAGAGAAAAGTCATTCTTTCCCTGACAGATCTCGGTAAAGAAGTGTTACACCGAAACACAAGTTTAGACGAAGGTAAATTAGAACAGATCATGAGCCAACTAGATGAAAATGAAAAAAATGGAATAGAACGAGCTCTAAAAACCTTAAGCGAGCGTGCAAAACAATGTATGTGATCATGAAAATTATTGCTTCCGCTACTGTAATCGGTATTGTAACAGAAATTGCGCGAAGATTTCCTTCTTATGGAGGGATCATAGCGGCTCTTCCATTAGTTAGTTTACTGAGCATCATTTGGCTGTACGTCCAGGGGGAAAAAACGGCCACGTTAAGCAAGTTTGCCTTAGGGGTGCTTTGGGGATTTCCGGCGACT harbors:
- the galT gene encoding galactose-1-phosphate uridylyltransferase, with amino-acid sequence MAELRYNPLLDDWTMVASNRQKRPDMPKGSCPFCPGSGKVPDDYDVYLYPNDFPVLSENPPEPDDVGGGVYETRKAYGRCEVVLYSKEHTATLPDLSRPHMNRLMDLWTETYDRLRQQPKVEYVMIFENRGREVGVTMPHPHGQVYAYPFVPKKVRTEIASCQAHYEKTERNLFADMLYEEQVFKQRIVAETAHFLAFIPFFTDYPFGVYVVAKDNVCHLTDMEESVRYELGVLLQDIVGGMDLIYDRSFPYMMVMHPAPVNEEDAQSYYRFHIEFYPPLRGEQAIKFNASSETGGWAAANPTKVEDNAAILKDCIKRFQVTKGGEG
- a CDS encoding NAD(P)-dependent oxidoreductase gives rise to the protein MRGRNPYMNIAFIGTGVMGRSMVRNLLKEGHTVQIYTRTKTKAASLIEEGAEWHDSVKQCVRKVDAVMTMLGYPEDVRDVYQGKQGILQSSSKGTLLIDFTTSSPTLATQLAEEAEDKKLHMLDAPVSGGDIGAQNGTLSIMVGGKAATVEEVRPLFECLGTQVVHHGPSGAGQLAKLSNQIAIASNMMGVVEALRFAEVSRLDPQKVLQSIQGGAAGSWSLTNLAPRMLANDTAPGFYVEHFVKDLRIALEEAKKLDLPLPGLQKAAELYEGMLHDSMGQLGTQALYVYYQNFS
- a CDS encoding MarR family winged helix-turn-helix transcriptional regulator, coding for MNSDVSRLNEYWTDIYFYLHYPHKEKITHQVVRILQIVDKRKEVGVSEIASDLHISHNTASEHVKRIIDKKYLNKKRDALDERKVILSLTDLGKEVLHRNTSLDEGKLEQIMSQLDENEKNGIERALKTLSERAKQCM
- the galE gene encoding UDP-glucose 4-epimerase GalE, which encodes MSILVTGGAGYIGSHTVEYMKEQGKDIIVFDNVRTGHRESVQGTTMIEGDLLHKDQLEHVFSTYDIDAVVHFAARSLVGESVEDPLAYYENNVVGTFNLINTMVKHGVKKIVFSSTAATYGNPEDVPIKENAPTVPTNPYGETKLAIERMLHWCEKAYGLKSVSLRYFNAAGASPKGTIGEDHTVETHLIPIILQVALGKRESISIFGDDYETEDGTCVRDYIHVMDLASAHDLALEYLEHGGESDIFNLGNGQGFSVLEVIDTCRQVTEHPIPAKTAPRRAGDPAILIASADRAQRDLGWTPQYPALNNIVEHAWRWHKAHPNGY
- a CDS encoding dihydrofolate reductase, encoding MISMIWAMDEDQRIGQENDLPWHLPNDLKYFKAKTLEKPIVMGRKTYESFGAKPLPKRENWILTTQKGAIEPKPNVHVVHHLESVVQKAKEDDQEWMIIGGSQIYRLFWPYADRLYVTRIHHTFTGDTFFPEVDWSIFQLVNTEQGIVDEKNNYAHTFEIYERKS
- the ilvA gene encoding threonine ammonia-lyase IlvA, which translates into the protein MMTKTKLTHMEEIIVANHTLKDVIVQTPLQRNAVLSERYQCNVYLKREDLQIVRSFKIRGAFNAIASLSEEERASGVVCASAGNHAQGVAYACSALQIRGKIFMPAPTPRQKVNQVQRFGGSFVDVILTGDTFDDSYQEAMTCQEEEQMTFIHPFDDHRTIAGQGTMGIEIMNQMEEQIDYLFAAIGGGGLISGVGSYIKGLSPHTKVYGIEPKGAPAMKTALEKGEVVTLDKIEKFVDGAAVKRVGELPFSICQNILDGVTVVPEGKVCKTLLELYNENAIVAEPAGTLSVAALDLHKDEIRGKNVVCIISGGNNDIGRMQEIKDRSMIYEGLQHYFIVHFPQRAGALREFLHEVLGPDDDITRFEYTKKNNKDQGPALVGIELKRAEDYWPLIQRMDSSGYQYTDVNKDPALFDLLI
- a CDS encoding DUF3147 family protein; translation: MYVIMKIIASATVIGIVTEIARRFPSYGGIIAALPLVSLLSIIWLYVQGEKTATLSKFALGVLWGFPATAVLLLIVYIALQHSVNLLISIGLGVSGWFIFLLLQDLVFKYVRVFFFS
- a CDS encoding galactokinase; protein product: MTVNVKEQAAALFSQEANAFLTYFAPGRVNLIGEHTDYNGGYVFPAALTKGTYLAISKRNDQQVVMKSAQFDQTVSLDLQSLDYDDAHDWANYPKGILREFVTNHAFDTGLNFYFHGNIPNGAGLSSSASICLVTAYALNDLFHFKVSKTDLAFLCQRVENNYIGVNSGIMDQFAVAFGKEDHALFLNCETLEKELIPLTLGAYQLVISNTNKRRGLADSKYNERRSECDKGLKELQQEIPTLQNLSDVTIDLWKKNRSALTDPTVAKRVEHVVQENARVVAAVQALKTNDLEHFGKLMIESHESLRDLYEVTGNELDTMFDLQKKEAGCLGTRMTGAGFGGCTVSIVHKDHTDQFIDNVTKAYEKAIGWSPEMYVSNIGDGVKSL
- a CDS encoding M23 family metallopeptidase, encoding MIDTREPIIVGSPLRGEWHSPNTPGTKIPSHGTNKFGSRYAFDFIQVDWARKGWPAYRVSLAKYLLFGVPLDEYYCWGQEVYSPCDGIIVKAEDGYKERTRTKWLSDMSNAYKNAHYFDLDKDDIRSIAGNYIMIECGDNVYAGLVHLQTGSIQVSVGQNVKKGDVIGRVGHSGNSFTPHLHFQLMDRSDVATANGLPCAFEQYELFKNGTWEKVKNGIPTNKDRIRF
- a CDS encoding ROK family transcriptional regulator, which encodes MTTLSSFKRMKTMNRATVLNAIRLLSPISRADIAKETGLTAPTVGKLVKELVDEGYVCETTAGPSSGGRKPTLLQLNRDVFSVIGLDIGSTAVKGVLSNLLGEVIDATERALPLPCSKESLLATATQVTDELLQAQDSKRILTGIGIAMHGLVDIVEGRSLFAPNLNLRDIPIRDHFEQIYQTNVHVENDARAMALGEAWFGHGKDVPSHVFINIGRGVGAGIVMGRTLHHGANNVGGEIGHLVISEDGPRCACGQQGCLQAYISGPSLVSSTKEQLATGDTNVPRLECGEDVCHLALRGNEVALSVFQEAGRVFGLALVNVIHTFDPSAIIIGGGVSNAAAFFLPQAQEVVIRRGLTEEVRHTPIIVSALKDKAAAIGAVTLLLEDIFQEKF